The following proteins come from a genomic window of Lolium rigidum isolate FL_2022 chromosome 5, APGP_CSIRO_Lrig_0.1, whole genome shotgun sequence:
- the LOC124652518 gene encoding phosphoribosylaminoimidazole-succinocarboxamide synthase, chloroplastic-like, with protein sequence MSPTAVRLSSPPKTLLPTISSPATRRPSYLSMSAPSRPRTSPLAAAAAAGGAPSLLAADPSHRDAVLLAARGAIPNCLGETHLDLVVPGLRLAAKGKVRDVYESGEHLVLVTTDRQSAFDRVLASIPFKGQVLNETSLWWFNRTAHITPNAVVSCPDKNVTIAKRCSVFPVEFVARGFVTGSTDTSLWTVYNNGVRNYCGNVIPDGMVKNQKLAANILTPTTKAADHDVPITPDEIVKAGLMSKDDFDEARSKALSLFEYGQQVALENGVILVDTKYEFGKTADGTIVLIDEVHTPDSSRYWIANSYEERFKSGLEPENVDKEFLRLWFKNNCNPYEDKILPEAPEELVSELAWRYIFLFETITNTKFEIPDTQEPIHERISRNVAEALRNL encoded by the exons ATGTCTCCCACCGCCGTTCGCCTCTCGAGCCCGCCCAAAACTCTCCTCCCCACCATCTCCTCGCCCGCCACTCGGCGCCCCTCCTACCTCTCCATGTCGGCCCCCTCCCGTCCCCGCACCTCGCCCCTCGCCGCAGCAGCAGCGGCCGGCGGTGCACCCTCACTCCTCGCCGCCGACCCGAGCCACCGCGACGCCGTACTCCTCGCGGCGCGCGGTGCCATCCCCAACTGCCTCGGCGAGACCCACCTCGACCTCGTCGTCCCCGGGCTCCGCCTCGCCGCCAAGGGCAAG GTGAGAGATGTCTACGAGAGCGGGGAGCACCTGGTGCTGGTCACCACCGACCGTCAGAGCGCCTTCGACCGTGTCCTGGCCTCCATTCCCTTCAAAGGCCAG GTTCTTAACGAGACAAGCCTCTGGTGGTTCAATAGGACCGCTCATATCACCCCAAATGCAGTGGTATCTTGCCCTGATAAGAATGTGACAATTGCCAAAAGGTGCTCGGTTTTCCCAGTTGAATTTGTCG CGAGGGGATTCGTTACAGGAAGCACTGATACATCACTATGGACAGTTTATAATAATGGCGTGAGGAATTACTGCGGAAATGTCATCCCTGATG GCATGGTAAAGAATCAAAAGCTAGCAGCAAATATCCTCACGCCAACAACTAAAGCTGCTGATCACGATGTCCCTATCACTCCTGATGAG ATAGTCAAGGCAGGGCTGATGTCTAAGGATGATTTTGATGAGGCAAGAAGCAAAGCCTTAAGCTTATTTGAATATGGGCAG CAAGTGGCATTAGAGAATGGAGTAATACTAGTTGACACAAAGTATGAATTCGGAAAAACAGCTGATGGGACAATTGTGTTGATTGATGAG GTACATACACCTGACTCCAGCAGATATTGGATTGCTAATTCATATGAAGAGAGATTTAAATCTGGCCTTGAACCTGAAAATGTTGACAAG GAGTTCCTAAGGCTGTGGTTTAAGAATAATTGCAACCCATATGAAGATAAG ATTCTACCAGAAGCTCCGGAAGAACTAGTTTCTGAACTTGCTTGGCG GTACATATTTCTGTTCGAAACGATTACAAATACCAAGTTCGAGATCCCAGATACACAG GAACCGATCCATGAAAGGATATCAAGGAATGTAGCAGAAGCCTTGCGGAATTTATAA
- the LOC124654968 gene encoding glutathione transferase GST 23: MAEKGVKVFGMWASPMVIRVEWALRLKGVTYEYIDEDLANKSNALLRHNPVTKKVPVLLHDGKPIAESAIIVEYIDEVWKDGYPIMPADPYERAQARFWAKYADEKCNAAIYPVFTATGEAQSKVVHEAQQCLKTLEKALEGKKFFGGDAFGYLDVIVGWYAHWLPIIEEVSGASVVTEEELPLMKAWFDRILAVDVVKETLPPRDKLLALNKARREQLLSA; the protein is encoded by the exons ATGGCTGAGAAGGGCGTGAAGGTGTTTGGTATGTGGGCGAGCCCGATGGTCATCCGGGTGGAGTGGGCGCTCCGGCTGAAGGGTGTCACGTACGAGTACATCGACGAGGACCTCGCCAACAAGAGCAACGCGCTGCTCCGCCACAACCCGGTGACCAAGAAGGTTCCGGTGCTGCTCCACGACGGCAAGCCGATCGCCGAGTCCGCCATCATCGTCGAGTACATCGACGAGGTGTGGAAGGACGGCTACCCGATCATGCCGGCCGACCCCTACGAGCGAGCTCAGGCGAGGTTCTGGGCCAAGTATGCCGACGAGAAG TGCAATGCCGCCATCTACCCGGTATTCACGGCGACCGGCGAAGCACAGAGCAAGGTGGTGCACGaggcccagcagtgtctgaaaacTCTGGAGAAGGCCCTGGAGGGGAAGAAGTTCTTTGGGGGCGACGCCTTCGGATACCTTGACGTTATCGTCGGGTGGTACGCGCATTGGTTGCCAATCATCGAGGAGGTGTCCGGCGCCAGTGTCGTCACCGAAGAGGAGCTTCCTCTTATGAAAGCGTGGTTCGACCggatcctcgccgtcgacgtggtGAAGGAGACCCTGCCCCCAAGAGACAAGCTCCTAGCGCTCAACAAGGCTCGCCGTGAGCAGCTCCTCTCGGCATAG